A single window of Kitasatospora sp. HUAS MG31 DNA harbors:
- a CDS encoding ATP-grasp domain-containing protein produces the protein MRLYLLALNPTDSVTDGFLPAAARLGLDVTVLTDDAGAHRRAYEGKESAPEVLECDVKDFREVISLISRHHAPAAVFSNSDHLQTQTALAAEYFGLPAKDWKAALRAKDKGQLRRHLAQAGLDTVWSAEIAPGEGTEQLDPPFPVVVKPREGVASEDVALAEDAAELARLVKEIQHRRAGATLVVEEFLAGELHTLETLGDGRRRHVLGGFRTRISPPPYFIEELLVYTPAHDEQVTAQVLAQLDALGVGLGAGHTEFVVQPDGRARIIEVNYRAIGDQCDIMLAQALRIPLFELVLRAHLGEELPEDLGAGTDRRARNEPVRADRAGTLTAAPGPYDRDENGVRLSYRPTRRVGERHELYRTNRDYLGVVWAVGPDQESVDAAVAEFLAAHTWEITP, from the coding sequence ATGCGGTTGTACCTGCTCGCCCTGAACCCCACCGACTCGGTCACCGACGGCTTCCTGCCCGCCGCGGCGCGACTCGGCCTCGACGTCACCGTCCTCACCGACGACGCCGGGGCCCACCGACGCGCCTACGAGGGGAAGGAGTCCGCTCCCGAGGTGCTGGAGTGCGACGTCAAGGACTTCCGCGAGGTGATCAGCCTGATCTCGCGGCACCACGCGCCGGCCGCGGTCTTCAGCAACAGCGACCACCTGCAGACCCAGACCGCCCTGGCCGCCGAGTACTTCGGCCTGCCGGCCAAGGACTGGAAGGCCGCGCTGCGGGCCAAGGACAAGGGCCAGCTGCGCCGCCACCTGGCGCAGGCCGGCCTGGACACCGTCTGGTCGGCGGAGATCGCCCCCGGCGAGGGCACCGAGCAGCTCGACCCGCCGTTCCCGGTGGTGGTCAAGCCCCGCGAGGGGGTGGCCAGCGAGGACGTCGCCCTGGCCGAGGACGCGGCCGAACTCGCCCGGCTGGTCAAGGAGATCCAGCACCGGCGGGCCGGCGCGACCCTGGTGGTCGAGGAGTTCCTGGCCGGCGAGCTGCACACCCTGGAGACCCTCGGCGACGGCCGCCGCCGCCACGTGCTCGGCGGGTTCCGCACCCGGATCTCGCCTCCCCCGTACTTCATCGAGGAACTGCTGGTCTACACCCCCGCGCACGACGAGCAGGTGACCGCCCAGGTCCTCGCCCAGCTCGACGCGCTCGGCGTCGGGCTCGGCGCCGGCCACACCGAGTTCGTCGTCCAGCCGGACGGCCGCGCCCGGATCATCGAGGTCAACTACCGCGCCATCGGCGACCAGTGCGACATCATGCTGGCCCAGGCCCTGCGGATACCGCTGTTCGAGCTGGTGCTCCGGGCCCACCTCGGCGAGGAACTGCCCGAGGACCTCGGCGCCGGTACCGACCGCCGCGCCCGCAACGAGCCGGTCCGCGCCGACCGGGCCGGCACCCTGACCGCCGCCCCCGGCCCGTACGACCGGGACGAGAACGGCGTACGGCTCTCCTACCGGCCGACCCGCCGGGTCGGCGAGCGGCACGAGCTGTACCGCACCAACCGCGACTACCTCGGCGTGGTCTGGGCCGTCGGGCCCGACCAGGAGAGCGTGGACGCCGCGGTCGCGGAGTTCCTCGCCGCCCACACCTGGGAGATCACCCCGTGA
- a CDS encoding ABC transporter substrate-binding protein, which yields MINRRLAAAVLAATLSTTLLAACGSDASTEGKPAASAAAGDSAAVYPRSVKHAMGTAEIKAQPKKVVVLDSGELDDVTLLGITPVGAVAPHLKTEGGFPSYLKGKVDGTKDVGPMAEPNLELIASLKPDLILTSKVRHEKVYDKLNAIAPTVMATTTGEPWKENIALYAQALGKEAEAKKALDDYQARAARLGEAIKAKYSGKVPTVSVVRFVAGPTRLYQNASFSGVVLKDVGLARNIQGADVDKSMLEVGPELINQADADLVFVTTSDDPSKTKQAEVQQTAVWQGLNAVKNNRVFTVPDETWMSGIGVQAADEMLKDIAKAAGVDAPK from the coding sequence ATGATCAACCGCAGACTCGCCGCAGCCGTGCTCGCCGCCACCCTCTCCACCACCCTGCTCGCCGCCTGCGGCAGCGACGCCTCCACCGAGGGCAAGCCGGCCGCCTCCGCCGCCGCCGGCGACTCGGCCGCGGTCTACCCGCGCAGCGTCAAGCACGCCATGGGCACCGCCGAGATCAAGGCCCAGCCCAAGAAGGTCGTGGTCCTGGACAGCGGCGAGCTGGACGACGTCACCCTGCTCGGCATCACCCCGGTCGGCGCGGTCGCCCCGCACCTGAAGACCGAGGGCGGCTTCCCGTCGTACCTCAAGGGCAAGGTGGACGGCACCAAGGACGTCGGCCCGATGGCCGAGCCCAACCTGGAGCTGATCGCCTCGCTCAAGCCCGACCTCATCCTCACCTCGAAGGTCCGGCACGAGAAGGTCTACGACAAGCTCAACGCCATCGCCCCGACCGTCATGGCCACCACCACCGGTGAGCCGTGGAAGGAGAACATCGCCCTCTACGCCCAGGCCCTGGGCAAGGAGGCCGAGGCCAAGAAGGCGCTCGACGACTACCAGGCCCGTGCCGCCAGGCTCGGCGAGGCCATCAAGGCGAAGTACAGCGGCAAGGTGCCGACCGTCTCGGTGGTCCGCTTCGTCGCCGGTCCGACCCGCCTGTACCAGAACGCCTCGTTCAGCGGCGTGGTGCTCAAGGACGTCGGCCTGGCCCGCAACATCCAGGGCGCGGACGTGGACAAGTCGATGCTGGAGGTCGGCCCCGAGCTGATCAACCAGGCCGACGCCGACCTGGTGTTCGTCACCACCTCCGACGACCCGTCCAAGACCAAGCAGGCCGAGGTGCAGCAGACCGCCGTCTGGCAGGGCCTGAACGCGGTGAAGAACAACAGGGTCTTCACCGTGCCGGACGAGACCTGGATGTCCGGCATCGGCGTCCAGGCCGCCGACGAGATGCTCAAGGACATCGCCAAGGCCGCCGGCGTCGACGCGCCCAAGTAA